The following proteins come from a genomic window of Lolium rigidum isolate FL_2022 chromosome 5, APGP_CSIRO_Lrig_0.1, whole genome shotgun sequence:
- the LOC124652273 gene encoding probable non-specific lipid-transfer protein 3: MALSGKATVAVAVMAAAVLVLFAGEASALTCSQVDSTLAPCVGYATGREKMLSQRCCGGVRSLNALARSTPDRKTACECLKTLARGIKSIDMNKVSGVPGKCGVSVPFPIALSTDCAKVH, translated from the exons ATGGCTCTGAGCGGCAAGgcaacggtggcggtggcggtgatggcggcagcAGTCCTGGTGCTGTTCGCCGGCGAGGCGTCGGCGCTGACCTGCTCGCAGGTGGACTCCACTCTGGCGCCGTGCGTGGGGTACGCGACGGGGAGGGAGAAGATGCTGAGCCAGCGCTGCTGCGGCGGTGTGCGCTCACTGAACGCCCTGGCCCGCTCCACCCCGGACCGGAAGACGGCGTGCGAGTGCCTCAAGACTCTCGCCCGCGGCATCAAGTCCATCGACATGAACAAGGTCTCCGGCGTGCCCGGCAAGTGCGGCGTCAGCGTCCCCTTCCCCATCGCCCTCTCCACCGACTGCGCCAA GGTCCACTAA